The proteins below are encoded in one region of Portunus trituberculatus isolate SZX2019 chromosome 17, ASM1759143v1, whole genome shotgun sequence:
- the LOC123504837 gene encoding zinc finger protein OZF-like isoform X1 — MEPTYSSLSRNGTNYNSKTSPEQTSDSCSSSEDEALDDILDDENYWLKCALCGKKFATKKLLDIHMLDHGSKKNTCRVCGKFLTSKKNLRLHMSIHSGEKNFICEICGQRFRLKNFLNRHRQCHLPKAYNCEICDKTFSHSSRLALHQRSHTERKFQCDICGKLFSQKPHLNTHMFIHNNKKNFQCEECGKCFFTKGNLNIHSFVHTGLKKYECNECGKGFPVQSRLKLHMLVHTGEKSYQCEECGKQFKYKISLNNHTLHHHGVNKKVQLDSSHDITIVTDERFDEGRCFSCGECGKSFDSFGRLEGHMQLHEITDESFRPHEPLSSDVNLSKTSKGFKQYDCYKCGGLFTSKSSLSTHLKSVHSDVKQFQCLACEKTFSRKSYLESHMVVHTGEKKYKCEECGKCFTQKSSLNTHLNLHKSIHRCNECGKIFGRSILLMRHLKHGHSEGRVDAEQVRTTVLCENDRNSDFGQELAKSDEKIVLEESDIFLPNEVEEDLCILVEIDDIGHDQSNVIIQSHI; from the coding sequence ATGGAGCCAACATATTCAAGCTTGTCTAGGAATGGCACAAACTACAATTCTAAGACTTCACCCGAGCAAACTTCAgattcttgctcttcttcagAAGATGAAGCACTTGATGACATTTTGGATGATGAAAACTACTGGTTGAAATGTGCTTTGTGTGGTAAGAAATTTGCTACGAAAAAGCTTCTTGATATTCATATGCTTGACCATGGTAGCAAGAAAAACACCTGTAGAGTATGTGGTAAATTTcttacaagtaaaaaaaatttgagGCTCCACATGAGCATACACAGTGGAGAAAAGAATTTTATATGTGAGATTTGTGGACAACGTTTCAGACTGAAAAATTTCCTGAACAGGCACAGACAATGCCATTTGCCCAAAGCTTACAACTGTGAAATATGTGATAAAacattctctcattcctctcgacttgccttacaccaaagatcaCACACTGAAAGGAAGTTTCAGTGTGATATATGTGGAAAACTTTTTAGCCAAAAGCCACATTTAAATACACACATGTTTAttcataataacaaaaaaaatttccaaTGTGAAGAGTGTGGAAAATGCTTTTTTACCAAGGGAAATTTGAATATCCATTCTTTTGTTCATactggtttgaagaaatatGAATGCAATGAATGTGGTAAAGGATTTCCAGTTCAAAGTCGACTGAAACTTCACATGTTAGTGCACACAGGTGAGAAGTCATATCAGTGTGAAGAATGTGGTAAGCAATTTAAATATAAGATAAGCTTGAATAATCACACATTGCATCATCATGGTGTAAACAAGAAGGTACAACTTGACAGTAGCCATGATATAACAATAGTGACTGATGAGAGATTTGATGAAGGAAGATGTTTTtcgtgtggtgaatgtggtaaATCATTTGACTCATTCGGCAGACTGGAAGGACATATGCAACTTCATGAAATAACAGATGAATCATTCAGACCTCATGAACCACTCTCAAGTGATGTTAACTTAAGCAAAACATCAAAAGGTTTCAAACAGTATGATTGCTATAAATGTGGTGGTCTATTCACATCAAAAAGTAGTCTCAGTACCCATttaaagagtgtgcatagtgaTGTGAAGCAGTTTCAGTGCTTGGCATGTGAGAAAACTTTTTCAAGAAAAAGTTACCTTGAAAGCCACATGGTTGTCCacactggagaaaaaaaatacaaatgtgaGGAATGTGGTAAATGTTTTACTCAGAAAAGTAGCTTGAATACACATTTGAATTTACACAAAAGTATACATAGATGTAATGAATGTGGAAAAATATTTGGAAGAAGTATACTCTTGATGCGACACCTTAAGCACGGACACAGTGAAGGCAGGGTGGATGCAGAGCAAGTGAGAACAACTGTTTTATGTGAAAATGACAGAAATAGTGATTTTGGTCAAGAACTTgcaaaaagtgatgaaaaaatagTATTAGAAGAGTCAGATATATTTCTCCCTAATGAAGTAGAAGAGGACTTGTGCATTTTGGTGGAAATAGATGATATTGGTCATGATCAAAGTAATGTAATAATCCAATCACACATATAA